A region from the Acidiferrobacter sp. SPIII_3 genome encodes:
- a CDS encoding type IV secretion system DNA-binding domain-containing protein: MNIQDSIRDHNKQAVGRWWVFKYFGGLALGIFFCLAALGAPLAQHHYMLPMTLDGLLSAAGWIMFRQAHRRSQRLVGRGPQDERHERGTFLHDARAVAPLLGRAPGDLAIGGVPLSRPVEPQHILMLGAPGSGKSVALKSLIKTIRDRMGDGAVIHDPTGEFVSLFYDPARDLIINPLDARHAPWSLWTDLLPGEEATLAKAIIPSAEGDNQYFSDAAQATLEVLFQQTDTIDDLVRAGLSETNDQLIQRLTSAGLGGLVGSSKTFASVRGNMAPYLRSLALLPNTPRGEGLTLKEFCAYPAGRFIFLLTSGRTRETLRPIHQLFLNQIVSVATSLRPDPTHHIWLALDEAPVLLPSSAISLALAEGCKFGLSVILAAQAIGQVKHRVGEHEAAASLSMPKTRLILRVGDGETAEAMSREIGERQLERQQVSVSRTTGSQTAANNSTSTTWQTTTERAVLASEIMSLPDLQGFLRIEDATMRVALTYQSYPPVGPDYDPVAPRRLPVVSRALVDIPVPQA; encoded by the coding sequence ATGAACATTCAAGACTCAATCCGCGACCACAACAAACAGGCCGTCGGCAGGTGGTGGGTATTCAAATATTTCGGGGGCCTTGCCCTTGGCATTTTCTTCTGCCTCGCGGCCCTGGGCGCCCCGCTGGCACAGCATCACTATATGCTGCCGATGACACTGGACGGACTCTTGTCCGCCGCCGGCTGGATCATGTTTCGCCAGGCGCATCGGCGCTCGCAACGGTTGGTGGGCCGTGGCCCACAAGACGAGCGCCACGAGCGGGGGACATTCCTACATGATGCCCGGGCCGTGGCCCCACTCCTCGGTCGGGCCCCCGGCGATCTCGCCATCGGGGGCGTGCCTTTGTCGCGGCCGGTGGAGCCACAGCATATCCTCATGCTCGGTGCGCCCGGGTCGGGCAAGTCCGTGGCCCTTAAATCCCTCATCAAAACCATCCGCGATCGCATGGGGGATGGCGCCGTGATCCATGACCCCACCGGCGAGTTTGTGAGTCTCTTTTACGACCCTGCGCGCGACCTCATCATCAATCCCCTCGATGCTCGTCACGCGCCCTGGTCGCTTTGGACAGATCTCCTGCCCGGCGAAGAAGCGACGCTCGCCAAGGCCATCATTCCCTCGGCCGAAGGCGATAACCAGTATTTCAGTGATGCGGCGCAGGCGACATTGGAAGTGCTCTTCCAGCAAACCGATACCATTGACGATCTGGTGCGCGCGGGTTTAAGCGAAACTAATGACCAACTGATCCAACGCTTGACGAGCGCTGGTCTAGGCGGCCTTGTGGGGAGCAGTAAGACCTTTGCTTCGGTGCGCGGCAACATGGCGCCCTATCTGCGGTCGCTGGCCTTACTCCCCAATACCCCGCGCGGAGAGGGCCTGACCCTGAAAGAGTTCTGTGCCTATCCCGCCGGCCGGTTCATCTTTTTGCTGACCTCAGGTCGCACGCGCGAGACGCTGCGACCGATTCATCAACTCTTCTTGAACCAAATCGTGAGTGTGGCGACCTCCCTGCGCCCAGATCCGACCCATCACATCTGGCTGGCCTTAGACGAGGCACCGGTCTTGTTGCCGTCATCTGCGATTAGTTTGGCGCTCGCCGAGGGGTGCAAGTTCGGGCTTTCCGTCATCTTGGCCGCGCAAGCGATCGGCCAAGTGAAACACCGCGTAGGCGAACACGAGGCGGCCGCCTCGCTCTCCATGCCCAAGACGCGCTTGATCCTGCGGGTGGGCGATGGCGAAACCGCGGAAGCTATGAGCCGCGAGATCGGGGAGCGGCAGCTTGAGCGACAACAGGTCTCGGTGTCACGGACGACGGGGTCGCAGACGGCCGCCAACAACTCCACCTCGACCACGTGGCAGACCACCACCGAACGCGCGGTGCTGGCGTCTGAAATCATGAGCCTGCCCGACCTGCAAGGCTTCCTGCGCATCGAGGACGCCACGATGCGCGTGGCCTTGACCTACCAGTCGTATCCGCCCGTGGGCCCAGACTACGACCCCGTCGCGCCGCGGCGGTTGCCGGTGGTGTCCAGGGCCCTGGTCGATATCCCCGTACCCCAGGCGTAG
- the mobF gene encoding MobF family relaxase — protein sequence MLRIKHLKSGRGAGGIVDYLENQKKSAEAKAGYYQNKAGPSEWLGQGAATLGLEGAVDREQLIGLLEGRLPDGTDLSTRGGRKDSARLGTDLTLSASKSYSLMATADPRLMALWDESIKVAAGVIEKECVTARRGHAGAQVEQTGALVAAAYRHEDTRTVDGVPDPDLHTHILAINATRRADGEWVRMDLSFGQQMVLAKTADSAAKAWLATEVQKLGYEIRQTQDGWEFSGITKKQLDSFSRRSQQIDDALRDRGIDPESATDKQKEAACLATRGSKSQLSQQDQRWEWRSRIREAGIDLDKIMREASVSGPVASSDLTTEAVASAARHLGERDSVFSKPQTRLEALKAGMGGTTLNQIDMALTGKTAGLIDVGAGKLTTRDALYREQEILARARASRGETGALMSAADAQFYIKAREATQGFSFSAGQREALALSLTSSDRVTGVVGAAGAGKTTSMAGFVEAAKERGYEVIGIAPSAAASHELKTAGADDTRTLASLLASKPSAGRPPSGKGPRIYILDEAGMVSGKDMDALLKRVDAEGARLLMVGDPRQLSAVEAGSPFQHMLETHAIQYATIDEIQRQRDPALREIAQAFAKGETAQATALARSYVREVEMGRSAHNVQKEGAKSTTQEKRAAIAHATAADYLNRDADTRDKTLVVSGTNDLRQQINRHIREGLREQGAVSQESVTVTALDKAGLTREQQARAELYQPRMVVRIEEGRGRERHKVEYEVQDVTGNTVILANHEGTARDWNPAKEKPAGVYQPRDMELSPGDKIVFRENQKGVDRIRNGESATIDRIENGKPVARLDSGKEIILDRSQGQTVDYGWCRTIHSAQGATVDHVIVAGEASRVATAQTAYVAASRERDTLTILTDNPAALEKNWSQYAEREHALSATKDRSVPNLESLKTLRAEAARDLGRHGDLAQAREAVQTPVSPTPAPPASEREREW from the coding sequence ATGCTCCGAATCAAACATCTCAAATCCGGCCGCGGCGCAGGCGGCATCGTCGACTACCTGGAAAACCAAAAGAAGTCGGCCGAGGCGAAGGCGGGCTATTACCAGAACAAAGCTGGACCGTCGGAATGGCTGGGCCAAGGCGCCGCTACTCTAGGATTGGAAGGCGCGGTGGATCGCGAACAACTCATCGGGCTATTAGAAGGGCGGTTGCCAGACGGTACCGATTTATCCACAAGAGGCGGACGCAAGGACAGTGCCCGCCTCGGGACCGATCTCACTTTGTCGGCAAGCAAGTCCTATTCCCTCATGGCAACCGCTGATCCCCGCCTCATGGCTCTGTGGGATGAATCAATAAAAGTCGCGGCGGGGGTTATTGAAAAAGAGTGTGTCACCGCCCGCCGTGGGCATGCCGGCGCACAGGTCGAGCAGACGGGCGCGCTGGTGGCCGCGGCCTATAGGCATGAGGACACCAGGACCGTCGATGGAGTCCCGGATCCCGACCTCCACACGCATATTCTCGCCATCAATGCGACCCGACGCGCCGATGGTGAATGGGTCCGTATGGACCTGTCGTTTGGGCAACAGATGGTGCTCGCCAAGACGGCGGACAGCGCGGCGAAGGCATGGCTGGCAACAGAGGTCCAAAAGCTTGGCTACGAGATCCGCCAGACGCAGGACGGCTGGGAATTCTCAGGTATCACAAAGAAACAGCTCGATAGTTTCTCTCGCCGCTCGCAGCAAATAGATGACGCTTTGCGCGATCGCGGGATCGACCCCGAGAGCGCGACGGACAAGCAGAAGGAGGCCGCTTGTCTCGCCACCCGGGGAAGCAAGTCGCAGCTTTCCCAGCAGGACCAGCGCTGGGAATGGCGTTCGCGGATCCGCGAGGCCGGTATCGATCTGGACAAGATTATGCGTGAAGCCAGTGTCAGCGGGCCCGTTGCATCATCCGATCTCACCACCGAGGCCGTAGCAAGCGCCGCCCGTCACCTGGGTGAGCGTGACAGTGTATTTAGTAAACCGCAAACACGACTGGAAGCCCTGAAAGCGGGTATGGGCGGAACCACGCTCAATCAGATCGACATGGCCCTGACTGGTAAGACAGCCGGCCTCATCGATGTGGGCGCCGGCAAGCTCACCACACGCGATGCGCTGTATCGTGAACAGGAAATCCTGGCGCGGGCCCGCGCCAGTCGCGGCGAGACTGGCGCGCTCATGTCGGCTGCCGACGCGCAGTTCTATATAAAGGCCCGTGAAGCCACCCAAGGTTTCTCCTTTAGTGCTGGCCAGCGTGAGGCCTTAGCGCTATCTCTCACGTCTTCCGATCGGGTGACAGGTGTCGTCGGCGCGGCCGGCGCCGGCAAGACGACGTCAATGGCGGGATTTGTCGAGGCGGCCAAAGAACGGGGCTATGAGGTCATCGGCATCGCCCCCAGCGCCGCGGCCTCCCATGAATTGAAAACGGCCGGCGCCGACGACACCCGCACCCTGGCGAGCCTCCTCGCATCCAAGCCGTCAGCCGGTAGGCCCCCTTCGGGGAAAGGTCCGCGCATCTATATCTTAGACGAAGCGGGCATGGTGTCCGGCAAAGACATGGACGCCTTGCTAAAACGCGTCGACGCCGAAGGGGCTCGGTTGCTTATGGTCGGCGACCCTCGTCAACTTTCGGCCGTGGAAGCCGGCAGCCCCTTCCAACACATGCTGGAAACGCACGCCATCCAGTACGCCACCATTGACGAGATTCAACGTCAACGCGATCCCGCTTTGCGGGAGATCGCGCAGGCCTTCGCTAAGGGCGAGACCGCCCAAGCAACCGCCTTAGCCCGTTCGTATGTGCGCGAGGTCGAGATGGGCCGTTCGGCCCACAATGTACAGAAGGAAGGCGCCAAATCCACTACGCAAGAAAAGCGGGCGGCCATCGCTCACGCCACAGCGGCCGATTACCTGAACCGTGATGCCGACACTCGGGACAAGACTTTGGTTGTCAGTGGCACCAACGATCTGCGTCAGCAGATCAATCGCCATATCCGTGAAGGCCTGCGCGAGCAAGGCGCGGTGTCCCAGGAATCCGTCACCGTGACGGCACTCGATAAAGCCGGACTCACCCGCGAACAGCAGGCGCGAGCCGAATTGTACCAGCCCCGGATGGTGGTCCGGATTGAAGAAGGCCGCGGGCGTGAACGCCATAAAGTCGAGTATGAAGTGCAGGATGTGACAGGTAACACCGTCATTCTGGCAAATCATGAGGGCACGGCCCGCGACTGGAACCCTGCCAAAGAGAAGCCGGCCGGGGTCTATCAGCCCCGTGACATGGAGCTGTCACCCGGTGACAAAATCGTGTTCCGCGAAAACCAAAAGGGCGTGGATCGGATCCGCAACGGCGAGTCCGCCACCATCGACAGAATTGAGAATGGGAAGCCCGTCGCCCGCCTCGACTCGGGCAAAGAGATCATTCTAGACCGCTCCCAGGGCCAAACCGTTGACTACGGCTGGTGCCGGACCATTCACTCTGCCCAAGGCGCGACGGTGGATCATGTGATCGTGGCTGGCGAGGCCTCGCGGGTAGCCACCGCGCAAACCGCGTATGTGGCGGCCAGTCGGGAGCGCGATACGCTCACGATTCTGACGGACAATCCGGCAGCGCTTGAAAAAAACTGGTCCCAATACGCAGAACGCGAACATGCCCTGTCCGCCACAAAAGATCGCTCGGTCCCCAACCTTGAATCCCTGAAAACGCTCCGTGCGGAGGCCGCTCGTGACCTCGGTCGGCACGGCGATCTGGCCCAGGCGCGGGAGGCTGTCCAAACCCCCGTATCGCCCACACCGGCGCCACCAGCTTCTGAGCGGGAGAGGGAGTGGTAA
- a CDS encoding type II toxin-antitoxin system VapC family toxin — protein MIRVVYWDSDAFLALINEDKSASEMQGCNDVWAACEKGLVHIVTSTLTTAEVIHKKGTPKLDLSKRYLVSNFFRQDFISQKTLTREVAELARDVVWDSNIQPKDAVHVATCAYYRIRELHSFDSNLVKKGKINVSGFELIVQNPHGSAQSEFIVEDTKKFDG, from the coding sequence GTGATCCGGGTCGTATATTGGGATTCGGATGCTTTTCTTGCTCTTATTAATGAGGACAAGTCAGCGTCAGAAATGCAGGGCTGCAATGATGTATGGGCAGCGTGCGAGAAAGGTCTCGTACATATTGTTACCTCTACTCTCACAACTGCAGAAGTGATTCACAAGAAAGGAACACCAAAACTTGACCTGTCTAAGCGCTATTTAGTAAGTAACTTTTTCCGGCAAGATTTCATCAGTCAGAAAACGTTAACTAGGGAGGTTGCGGAGCTTGCGCGGGACGTTGTCTGGGATTCAAACATTCAACCAAAAGACGCCGTGCATGTTGCGACTTGTGCCTACTACAGAATTCGTGAGTTGCATTCTTTTGATTCAAACCTGGTTAAGAAAGGGAAGATAAATGTTTCTGGATTCGAATTAATCGTTCAAAATCCTCACGGATCGGCACAATCGGAGTTCATAGTTGAAGACACCAAGAAATTTGATGGGTGA
- a CDS encoding transposase — MAEVILNQPQFQDVNKARKYLEMLRWPNGPICPHCGSAAQHCKLEGKAHRAGLYKCKDCRQQFTVTVGTLFAGSKIPLSKWLQACYLMSANKRGISSRQLERILGVTYKTAWFMTHRISEAMNSGNGSSLDNDSAPVEVGKICCGNIGKLVPGARGYAQGSVVGRNG; from the coding sequence GTGGCCGAAGTGATCCTGAACCAGCCGCAATTCCAAGACGTCAATAAGGCACGTAAGTATTTGGAGATGCTTCGTTGGCCTAATGGTCCAATCTGTCCTCATTGCGGGAGCGCGGCACAGCATTGCAAGCTAGAGGGCAAAGCGCATCGTGCGGGTCTCTACAAGTGCAAGGATTGCCGGCAACAGTTCACAGTGACTGTTGGGACGCTGTTCGCTGGCAGTAAGATTCCATTGAGCAAATGGCTGCAAGCCTGTTATTTGATGTCAGCTAACAAGAGGGGTATCAGTAGTAGGCAATTAGAACGGATACTTGGCGTGACTTATAAGACGGCTTGGTTTATGACGCATCGCATTAGTGAGGCGATGAATAGTGGCAACGGCAGTTCGTTGGATAATGATAGCGCCCCAGTTGAAGTCGGTAAGATCTGTTGTGGCAATATCGGCAAGCTTGTCCCAGGTGCCCGTGGCTATGCACAAGGGTCGGTGGTGGGGCGCAACGGTTAA
- a CDS encoding HNH endonuclease, producing MGVQDDLLTYYADRYQIVAFWSLRTADRKIVLGNKDNRVCRFCGKAEPEVTFRKDAHAFPECIGNKSLFTHYECDTCNHAFGSGCENDFGNWSLPMRTMARIHGKNGIPTIKQGPNSVYRIDGHPDGLSTNIDETEGFIENDKSARILKFHLRRGPYRPAMVAKAMTKMALSIMPEEELPNFQLALDWIRPGSASEMTVAQMPCLYTFIGGPVANDLITIAVLTRQHEGLAVPYSFLLLRYGHEMLQMILPSIERDIHLYGKRLDVCHFPCFQDDGGTVMRPVKRNLLAFDSAEVIKNDIFVLEFSYQQKIRH from the coding sequence ATGGGCGTGCAGGATGATTTATTGACTTATTATGCAGATCGCTACCAAATTGTAGCGTTTTGGTCACTCCGGACTGCTGACAGAAAAATCGTTCTCGGTAACAAGGATAATCGAGTCTGCCGTTTCTGTGGCAAGGCCGAGCCGGAAGTAACATTCCGCAAGGACGCACATGCTTTCCCCGAGTGCATTGGAAACAAAAGTCTTTTCACCCACTATGAATGCGATACCTGTAATCACGCGTTTGGGTCCGGATGCGAAAACGATTTTGGGAATTGGTCGTTGCCGATGCGTACCATGGCTCGTATCCATGGTAAGAACGGAATCCCGACCATAAAACAAGGCCCGAATAGCGTTTATCGCATCGATGGTCATCCAGATGGGCTGAGTACAAACATTGATGAGACCGAAGGATTTATCGAAAATGACAAATCCGCCCGAATCTTGAAATTCCATTTACGGCGAGGGCCATACCGTCCTGCCATGGTTGCGAAGGCTATGACGAAGATGGCTTTATCTATCATGCCGGAGGAAGAGCTACCAAATTTTCAATTGGCGCTGGACTGGATCCGACCCGGTAGTGCGTCAGAAATGACGGTGGCACAGATGCCTTGTCTTTACACGTTTATAGGTGGCCCAGTTGCTAACGATCTGATTACTATCGCCGTGCTGACCCGGCAACATGAAGGCCTCGCGGTTCCGTATTCCTTTCTGCTTCTAAGGTACGGTCACGAGATGCTTCAGATGATTCTCCCCAGTATTGAGAGAGATATACATCTCTACGGTAAGAGGCTCGATGTTTGTCACTTCCCTTGCTTTCAAGATGATGGCGGCACTGTGATGCGTCCGGTTAAAAGGAACCTTTTGGCATTCGATAGCGCAGAGGTCATCAAGAACGACATATTCGTTTTAGAATTTTCGTATCAGCAGAAGATTCGCCATTGA
- a CDS encoding toprim domain-containing protein translates to MMLDVCGVLAAVGINYQPAKSGSWIRIRAEWRDGKNKNVAVNIESGGWVDHATGDHGSWSDLCARLGITCPKPTTTWTDDDRRLWRTRKARQKQREQDATSRRVARARRLWADAHRIGEADIWARDYLISRGLDPDAPALAAVVRTTEGWSSQRGARLPALVWPMFAPDGTTIMGVQYEFGRGHTNKEMRGQHGHFRLGPLIGDTLYIVEGQMTGAALSATVGPAPVLVVFDTHGLRSLPATLVRRIRAAGITRIVIAADHDRIAAGTGKRPGEEAALTCITRILDVAPALHVQITLPPHEGEDWADIHQQRGPDAVRAALAAGMRDVKHKSVPGNDTDTNILSLTPWQRIERMPSQDWPTLSDVEPQIRQAIGHALGGADPAIVVAQPGTGKTHVAVDHVRMGTQPVFWLSPTLDDAATVAAQIPGAHLHRGRNADNCRQYQTIDALTNRGRAPYPWACATCHHGRVDSEDPCEYMQALRGSVYKKVVVGAHGAGAEDSLLYQYCADPNADAEGRKLIVDESPPITTAARIAPEDLAQWRVGAAEAGARLLDPPTLPSDTDTETRKRYEVACRAVERARTWVAEIAPELDRLALALAGAPADHDLHKLTGFERLAGLAANIPPGARLLDATVIEAVRGGRGLDLVVPLRGIENLGSAIVAGTAWIQDGAIIATNAGTLWKQILKRGGALLDATPSLRQREEVLAVGGDVHTIRAAEPMLHITQFGPRLHGRGGLTPKRLNKEVHAVREIAGDAPVITHHPIASALNKEGGDGPRRFGHWGRDHRAHNCWQSAERLVLYGLPLLSPNEQRIQYLSDRAALSAQGIDWADWDGSTNPGLVVPTDGWGIRSAARLPTEPQARAWLLDRLAADVAQGVGRLRAVRRTEPVEVEVYGLLPLVGHGLRIEDVRLERAGRARQKTTTRKLVSEAIVDLGEQRTRKGISDYVYSKGGGRISNQTIDNMLDETRVYARRHGLTLIDAARALCQITNDLLREHGNDAMAACCAADAAGIPGAVLLALLIEQGRRAQEAPGAQRAGP, encoded by the coding sequence ATGATGCTTGACGTATGCGGCGTATTGGCCGCTGTTGGAATCAATTATCAGCCCGCAAAGTCGGGGTCCTGGATCCGGATTCGCGCCGAGTGGCGCGATGGCAAAAACAAAAATGTCGCGGTCAACATTGAGTCCGGCGGCTGGGTCGATCATGCGACCGGCGACCATGGGTCGTGGTCGGATCTCTGTGCGCGTCTCGGCATCACCTGCCCCAAACCTACCACCACCTGGACGGACGATGATCGGCGGCTTTGGCGCACGCGCAAAGCCCGGCAGAAACAGCGAGAACAGGATGCGACCAGCCGCCGCGTCGCTCGGGCCCGGCGGCTATGGGCCGATGCGCACCGCATCGGTGAGGCCGACATCTGGGCACGCGACTACTTGATCTCACGCGGTCTGGATCCCGACGCCCCGGCGCTCGCAGCTGTCGTGCGTACAACAGAAGGCTGGTCATCACAGCGCGGGGCACGGCTTCCGGCATTAGTCTGGCCGATGTTCGCGCCGGATGGGACGACGATCATGGGGGTGCAATACGAGTTTGGGCGTGGCCACACAAACAAGGAAATGCGGGGCCAGCACGGACATTTTCGGCTCGGACCTTTGATCGGCGACACTCTCTATATAGTCGAGGGCCAGATGACCGGCGCGGCTCTGTCCGCCACTGTGGGCCCGGCGCCCGTGCTGGTGGTGTTCGACACCCACGGCCTGCGCAGCCTGCCCGCCACCCTTGTGCGCCGAATCCGTGCTGCGGGTATCACCCGGATCGTGATCGCGGCAGACCACGATCGCATCGCGGCAGGTACCGGCAAGCGCCCCGGTGAGGAGGCCGCCCTGACGTGCATTACCCGCATTCTTGACGTGGCCCCGGCGCTCCATGTGCAAATCACTTTACCGCCTCACGAAGGCGAGGACTGGGCTGACATTCACCAGCAGAGGGGTCCGGACGCGGTGCGGGCGGCGCTGGCGGCCGGGATGCGGGATGTCAAACATAAATCGGTACCGGGTAACGATACGGACACCAATATCCTGTCGCTCACGCCCTGGCAACGTATAGAGCGCATGCCGTCACAGGATTGGCCGACACTGAGCGACGTGGAACCACAGATTCGACAGGCGATCGGACATGCACTGGGCGGCGCTGACCCTGCGATCGTGGTAGCTCAACCCGGTACCGGCAAGACCCATGTCGCGGTTGACCATGTACGCATGGGCACGCAGCCCGTGTTTTGGTTGTCACCCACGCTTGATGACGCCGCGACCGTTGCGGCACAGATCCCCGGAGCGCACCTGCACAGGGGACGTAATGCCGACAACTGTCGTCAATATCAAACGATTGACGCACTCACGAATAGGGGACGGGCGCCGTACCCGTGGGCCTGCGCAACTTGTCATCATGGGCGCGTCGATAGCGAGGACCCCTGCGAATACATGCAGGCCCTGCGCGGGTCGGTCTACAAAAAGGTCGTTGTGGGTGCGCATGGGGCAGGGGCGGAAGATTCCTTGCTCTACCAGTATTGCGCGGACCCGAACGCCGATGCGGAGGGGCGCAAACTCATAGTTGATGAATCCCCACCGATCACGACGGCTGCGCGGATCGCGCCTGAGGATCTCGCCCAATGGCGGGTCGGGGCCGCGGAGGCCGGGGCCCGGCTGCTGGATCCGCCGACCCTGCCCTCGGACACCGATACCGAAACACGAAAACGCTACGAAGTCGCGTGTCGGGCAGTTGAGCGGGCGCGTACATGGGTGGCGGAGATTGCCCCGGAACTCGACCGGCTGGCGTTGGCCCTGGCCGGCGCCCCGGCCGATCACGACCTGCACAAACTGACAGGGTTCGAGCGGCTTGCAGGTCTGGCGGCCAATATCCCACCCGGAGCCCGGCTCCTCGACGCCACGGTGATTGAGGCGGTACGAGGGGGCCGCGGACTCGATCTTGTGGTGCCACTACGGGGTATCGAAAACCTCGGAAGCGCGATCGTGGCCGGGACTGCCTGGATACAGGACGGCGCCATTATCGCAACCAATGCCGGGACGCTCTGGAAACAAATTCTAAAGCGCGGGGGCGCGCTCCTCGATGCGACTCCCTCTCTCAGGCAACGCGAGGAGGTGCTGGCGGTTGGTGGTGATGTTCACACGATTCGCGCCGCGGAACCCATGCTGCACATTACCCAGTTCGGGCCGCGTTTGCATGGTCGCGGCGGCTTGACTCCCAAGAGACTCAACAAAGAGGTGCACGCCGTGCGCGAGATCGCGGGTGACGCTCCAGTTATCACCCATCACCCCATCGCGTCCGCTCTAAACAAGGAGGGCGGTGATGGCCCACGGCGGTTTGGCCATTGGGGGAGGGACCACCGGGCACACAACTGCTGGCAATCCGCAGAACGTTTAGTGCTCTACGGGTTGCCACTCCTGTCCCCCAACGAGCAACGTATCCAATATTTGTCGGACCGGGCGGCCTTGTCCGCACAGGGGATTGACTGGGCCGATTGGGATGGGTCGACAAATCCAGGGCTGGTCGTGCCCACGGACGGCTGGGGGATCCGTTCCGCCGCGCGGTTGCCGACCGAACCCCAGGCGCGGGCCTGGCTGCTCGATCGACTGGCGGCGGACGTGGCGCAGGGCGTGGGTCGGCTACGGGCCGTGCGGCGCACAGAGCCGGTAGAAGTCGAGGTCTACGGACTTTTGCCGCTGGTGGGCCACGGCCTGCGCATCGAGGACGTCCGATTAGAGAGAGCAGGACGGGCCCGCCAAAAAACCACAACCAGAAAACTGGTATCGGAGGCTATTGTGGATCTGGGCGAACAACGGACGCGCAAGGGGATCAGCGATTATGTTTATAGCAAGGGCGGTGGCCGGATCAGCAATCAGACCATTGACAACATGCTGGACGAGACCCGTGTTTACGCCCGCCGCCACGGGCTGACCCTCATCGACGCGGCCCGGGCCCTTTGCCAGATCACCAACGACCTTCTGCGCGAACACGGCAACGATGCCATGGCCGCGTGCTGTGCGGCCGACGCGGCAGGGATTCCTGGCGCTGTGCTACTTGCGCTTCTGATTGAGCAAGGGCGGCGGGCTCAAGAGGCCCCTGGCGCCCAACGCGCCGGGCCGTAG
- a CDS encoding AlpA family transcriptional regulator, with product MNMTLQLHGVKQVAAQLGCCTRMIQILVAKGEFPAPIRIGRLVRWREEDIAGWLQERAEEAQLKSQTIAQRRVARCGRPRNSARGV from the coding sequence ATGAACATGACTCTACAGCTCCACGGCGTGAAGCAAGTCGCCGCCCAGTTAGGCTGTTGTACGCGAATGATCCAGATACTGGTTGCCAAGGGCGAATTCCCCGCACCTATCCGAATTGGTCGATTGGTGCGTTGGCGCGAAGAGGACATCGCGGGCTGGCTTCAAGAGCGCGCGGAAGAGGCCCAGCTGAAGAGCCAAACCATAGCGCAACGTCGCGTCGCTCGTTGTGGGCGCCCTCGCAATTCTGCCAGGGGGGTCTAA